A genomic segment from Gavia stellata isolate bGavSte3 chromosome 4, bGavSte3.hap2, whole genome shotgun sequence encodes:
- the LOC104257057 gene encoding solute carrier family 23 member 1, with product MTPSSDKELNGLDNPSFVDEDGSHYSSLQDHTAWAPEEGRDVGHSGSKLAYTITEMPPWYLCILLGIQHFLTAMGGLVAIPLILSKELCLQHDLLTQSHLISTIFFVSGICTLLQVLFGVRLPIIQGGTFAFLTPTLAMLSLPKWTCPAWTQNATQVNTSSPEFIEVWQTRMREVQGAIIVASCFQIFVGFSGLIGFLMRFIGPLTIAPTITLVALPLFDSAGDEAGQHWGIAFMTISFIVLFSQYLKDVPVLLPSYQRGKKCHLSPVYIFQIFPVLLGLSLSWLLCYVLTVTDILPADPTAYGHLARTDTRGDVLSQAPWFRLPYPGQWGVPTVSLAGIFGILAGVISSMLESVGDYYACARLSGAPPPPKHAISRGIGVEGIGCLLAGAWGTGNGTTSYSENVGALGITKVGSRMVIIAGACAMLLSGIFGKVGAMLASIPTPVIGGMFLVMFGVITAVGISNLQYTDMNSSRNIFIFGFSVFAGLTVPNWANKNSALLETGIIQLDQVIQVLLTTGMFVGGLLGFILDNTIPGTQEERGLLAWKNSHRGEANNSQLVSKVYDLPFGIGTKYCTVSWFQYLPPCPKSLPGGERMDELKAGRQDSSGKASSERDSEIGADTRV from the exons ATGACCCCCTCCTCAGACAAAGAGCTCAACGGGCTAGATAACCCCAGCTTTGTG GATGAAGATGGGAGCCACTACAGTTCCTTGCAGGACCACACTGCCTGGGCtccagaggaaggcagggatgTGGGCCACAGTGGCAGCAAGCTTGCCTACACCATCACGGAGATGCCCCCCTGGTACTTGTGCATCCTGCTGGGCATTCAG CATTTCCTGACAGCCATGGGAGGTCTTGTAGCCATCCCGCTGATCCTCTCCAAAGAGCTCTGCCTCCAGCATGACCTCCTCACCCAGAGCCACCTGATCAGCACcatcttctttgtctcagggatttgcaccctgctgcaagtCCTCTTTGGAGTCAG gttGCCTATTATTCAAGGAGGCACTTTTGCGTTCCTGACCCCAACCCTGGCCATGCTGTCTCTCCCCAAGTGGACGTGCCCTGCCTGGACACAGAATGCTACCCAGGTGAATACCTCTTCACCAGAGTTCATCGAAGTCTGGCAGACACGGATGCGAGAG GTGCAAGGAGCTATCATTGTAGCTTCCTGCTTTCAAATCTTCGTTGGATTTTCTGGCCTGATCGGATTTCTGATGAGGTTCATCGGCCCCCTGACAATTGCCCCCACCATCACCTTGGTTGCACTACCTCTTTTTGACTCAGCTGGGGATgaggctgggcagcactggggcaTAGCGTTCAT GACTATTTCTTTCATAGTTCTGTTCTCTCAGTACCTGAAAGAtgtccctgtgctgctgccatctTACCAGAGAGGCAAGAAGTGCCACCTCTCCCCGGTCTACATCTTCCAGATCTTCCCA gtgctgctggggctctcCCTGAGCTGGCTGCTCTGCTACGTGCTGACAGTGACTGACATCCTCCCTGCGGACCCCACTGCCTACGGCCACCTGGCCCGGACGGACACCCGTGGGGACGTCTTGTCCCAGGCTCCTTGGTTTCGGCTGCCTTACCCAG GCCAATGGGGAGTGCCAACCGTCAGCCTGGCTGGGATATTTGGCATCTTAGCTGGGGTGATATCCTCCATGCTGGAGTCCGTGGGAGATTACTATGCCTGCGCCCGCCTGtccggggccccgccgccgccaaAGCACGCCATCAGCCGCGGGATCGGGGTGGAAGGCATTGGCTGCCTCCTGGCCGGGGCCTGGGGGACAGGGAACGGCACCACGTCGTACAGCGAGAACGTGGGGGCCCTGGGCATCACCAAG GTAGGGAGTCGAATGGTGATCATTGCTGGTGCCTGTGCCATGCTCCTGAGTGGCATCTTTGGGAAAGTTGGGGCGATGCTTGCCAGCATACCCACCCCCGTGATCGGAGGCATGTTTCTTGTGATGTTCGGAGTTATCACAGCTGTGGGCATTTCCAATTTGCAG TACACAGATATGAACTCCTCCAGAAACATCTTTATCTTTggattttctgtgtttgctggCCTCACTGTTCCCAACTGGGCAAACAAAAATAGTGCATTGCTGGAAACAG GAATAATCCAGCTGGACCAGGTGATCCAGGTGCTTCTCACCACTGGCATGTTCGTGGGCGGACTCCTGGGGTTTATCCTTGATAACACCATTCCAG GAACACAGGAGGAGCGGGGGCTTCTGGCGTGGAAGAACAGCCACAGGGGAGAGGCGAACAACTCTCAGCTTGTTTCCAAGGTCTATGATCTTCCATTTGGCATAGGCACCAAATACTGCACTGTCTCTTGGTTTCAGTATCTCCCTCCTTGCCCCAAAAGCCTACCTGGCGGAGAGAGAATGGATGAACTGAAGGCTGGTAGACAGGACAGCAGTGGTAAAGCAAGCTCAGAAAGAGACTCTGAGATAGGTGCTGATACAAGGGTATAA